A single window of Plasmodium malariae genome assembly, chromosome: 8 DNA harbors:
- the PmUG01_08060300 gene encoding fam-m protein codes for MYQKNKQLPNIKFYMFILFSWIYHFWNDINSFNESLDEICKFDKKLYIGNNRLLAKYIQNKDLNISGLKENIPYNTDYEKKDIYNNERGTRGKNKQSNRNLLNKAEYYTEVVDYNSGMFDGKHFHFEKKWIKKKDYDTFLEKNRRIKNIALKKIKFRSYGFGIAIFFFFFLMGIGLPILRAYESIEGAFFTPFKTCWEFIYEGLHLETFIPKIKIQTTSQEIIPGAEYFFLGTFVVFIILLAALIIVAIPKILRNNEKYKKIKYMSE; via the exons atgtatcaaaaaaataagcaacTACCTAACATTAAATTCTATatgtttatcctttttagTTGGATATATCATTTTTGGAATGATATA aatagtTTTAACGAATCTTTGGATGAAATCTGtaaatttgataaaaaattatatataggaAATAATAGATTATTGGCAAAATATATACAGAATAAGGATTTAAACATTTCAggattaaaagaaaatataccatataatacagattatgaaaaaaaagatatatacaataaCGAAAGGGGTACTAgaggaaaaaacaaacagtcaaatagaaatttattaaataaggcTGAATACTATACAGAGGTCGTGGATTATAATAGTGGAatgtttgatggaaaacatttccattttgaaaaaaaatggataaaaaaaaaagattatgacacttttcttgaaaaaaacagaagaattaaaaatatagctttaaaaaaaataaaatttagaagtTACGGATTTGGAATTgctatattcttttttttcttcttaatGGGAATAGGGTTACCCATATTACGTGCGTATGAATCAATTGAGGGGGCATTTTTTACACCATTTAAAACTTGTTgggaatttatatatgaaggATTACATCTAGAAACATTTAtaccaaaaataaaaatacaaacaacATCACAGGAAATAATACCAGGAgcagaatatttttttttaggaacatttgttgtatttatcattttattagcTGCTTTAATTATAGTAGCTATTCCGAAAATCTTgcgaaataatgaaaaatataaaaaaattaagtatatgtctgagtga
- the PmUG01_08060500 gene encoding fam-l protein: MKQKIKPLLFIKIVTFIILSWIYQFDVYLSMHNKSLNECYNHRRKIYTTNYRLLAKYKQDRDLSFFCLKEESPNGVNYKEDISSNEEGEVGKKKHINGSLSTNARRNKKSLNNKSCIFETKKYSHLEKKIFKELDYVDFLKNSRTISDKIYKKILLKKCGLRIALPLLLFLVLAVSFILDHFCGCGLSRGLFKLIILLSPSVTVSTLTRNPLFSHIDNITNVFEKSEISSAFAYLYAFLTKPSLNPFTKALVETSNAGVRKVRNYCVSGFLGFLIYFVPIFILSIILISGLIYYHKKVKKYEKIKYMKR; this comes from the exons ATGaagcaaaaaattaagccactgttatttattaaaattgttacatttattattttaagttGGATATATCAATTTGACGTTTATTtg agtaTGCATAATAAATCATTGAATGAATGCTATAATCATCgtagaaaaatttatacaacaAATTATCGTTTATTGGCAAAATATAAGCAGGATAGAGATTTAAGTTTTTTCTGTTTAAAAGAAGAGTCTCCAAATGGCGTGAACTATAAAGAAGATATATCTAGTAATGAAGAAGGTGAAGtaggaaaaaagaaacacaTAAATGGAAGTTTATCAACAAATGCAAGACGCAATAAAAAAAGTCTGAATAATAAATcttgtatatttgaaacaaaaaaatattcccatttagaaaagaaaatattcaaGGAACTTGATTACGtagattttcttaaaaacagCAGGACAATTAGTGATaagatttacaaaaaaatattgcttAAAAAATGCGGATTACGAATAGCTTTACCTTTATTGCTGTTTTTGGTATTAGCAGTATCATTCATATTAGATCATTTTTGTGGATGTGGGCTTTCGCGTGGTttgtttaaattaataattcttcTTTCACCTTCCGTAACTGTTAGTACTCTTACTCGTAATCCATTGTTTTCACATATTgataatattacaaatgtGTTCGAAAAGTCAGAAATTTCTTCCGCCTTTGCATACTTATATGCCTTTTTGACGAAGCCATCTTTAAATCCGTTCACAAAAGCTTTGGTAGAAACATCAAATGCTGGAGTACGCAAAGTGAGAAACTACTGTGTATCAGGTTTTTTGggatttcttatatattttgtgcCTATCTTCATATTAAGTATAATTCTTATATCAGGacttatttattatcataaaaaagttaaaaaatatgaaaaaattaaatacatgaaaaggtaa
- the PmUG01_08060600 gene encoding fam-m protein, translating into MKIVIFTNIGAFILLTWIYHFNIDVRYFSKFLEDNYYNSNKLDARTYRLLGEYEKLKDSKIVYLKKDVPHNVKYEKKNICNNEKWTEKKESNRNLLNMAHYYTQVTDYNNGIFDGKHFHFERKWIKNKDYEHFLEKKRRICDISLRKIKLRKYKVGIALFLLFFFLGIGLSVLPRLPFMETVDKWMEKNELLKSLHNALKSLGNEKNFYIYIGLFSVIIIILSVIVIIVINKILRNNEKYNRIKLMTE; encoded by the exons atgaagatAGTTATATTTACTAATATTGGTGcgtttattcttttaacttggatatatcattttaacaTTGATGTG AgatattttagtaaatttttgGAAGACAATTATtacaatagtaataaattaGATGCAAGAACTTATAGATTACTAGGAGAATATGAAAAGCTCAAGGATtcaaaaattgtatatttaaaaaaggatgTACCACATAATgtaaaatacgaaaaaaaaaatatatgtaataatgaaaaatggacggaaaaaaaagaatctAATAGAAATTTATTGAATATGGCTCATTATTATACTCAAGTTACAGATTACAATAATGGAATATTTGATGGGAAgcatttccattttgaaagaaaatggattaaaaataaagattatgaacattttcttgaaaaaaaaagaagaatttgtgatatatccttaagaaaaataaaacttagAAAATACAAAGTTGGAATTGCtctatttttactttttttctttttgggAATAGGATTATCCGTATTACCACGATTACCATTTATGGAAACTGTAGATAAATGgatggaaaaaaatgaattattgaAAAGTTTGCATAATGCTCTAAAGAGCCtgggaaatgaaaaaaatttctatatttatataggaTTATTCagtgtaattattattatattatctgTAATAGTTATAATAGTCATTAATAAGATTTTAAGaaacaatgaaaaatataatagaattaAGTTAATGACGgagtaa
- the PmUG01_08060400 gene encoding fam-l protein → MEQEIKLPIFIKVSIFIFFSAICHFFSYMSIFDKFLCEKQTIGSKLDIKTYRLLAECKQDKYSNVLYLKKEMPNNITKNEKYINMNDKGDRRKMKQQDVRSLNNTGDHKLCKKNKSNIFETIKLSHMEKNIFKELDFEDFLKNNRTISYKTYKKIIRKKLALRFSVPLLLLLLLSVSMIINFSCFRFIIKGLFYTLRLYLGGSWYGSLNSLLKNSTLDFLFKSEKTIKLKKWIKVSRMSVTIDDYDYVYGFFRYLLCLIYLIAFLILGVTLILGIVYYHKKVKKYQKIKFIKK, encoded by the exons atggaACAAGAAATTAAGTtacctatttttattaaagtttctatttttatcttttttagtgcgatatgtcattttttcagttatatg AGTATCTTTGACAAGTTCCTCTGTGAGAAACAAACCATTGGAAGTAAATTAGATATAAAAACTTATAGATTACTTGCAGAATGTAAACAggataaatattcaaatgttttatatttaaaaaaagagatgcctaataatataacgaaaaacgaaaaatatataaatatgaacgATAAGGGCGATAGacgaaaaatgaaacaaCAAGATGTACGTTCACTAAATAATACTGGAGACCATAAACTGtgtaagaaaaataagtctaatatatttgagacaataaaattatcccatatggaaaaaaacatattcaaagaacttgattttgaagattttcttaaaaataacagGACAATTAGTTACAaaacttacaaaaaaataatacgtaaaaaattaGCATTACGATTTTCTGTacctttattattgttattattgttatcagtatcaatgataataaatttttcttgcTTTCGTTTTATTATAAAGGGGTTGTTTTATACATTGCGTTTGTACCTTGGAGGTTCGTGGTACGGTTCTTTAAATAGCTTATTGAAAAATTCTACTTTAGATTTTTTATTCAAGTCTGagaaaacaataaaattaaaaaaatggattaagGTAAGCCGTATGTCGGTGACCATAGATGACTACGATTACGTATATGGCTTTTTTAGGTATCtattatgtttaatatatttaatagcTTTCTTAATATTAGGTGTAACACTTATATTAGGAATCGTTTActaccataaaaaagtaaaaaaatatcaaaaaattaagttcataaaaaagtaa